One window of Biomphalaria glabrata chromosome 6, xgBioGlab47.1, whole genome shotgun sequence genomic DNA carries:
- the LOC106056443 gene encoding uncharacterized protein LOC106056443, whose protein sequence is MDFVYTTATSTGTKEEKDALYMPLIVSLTVSVVVIALMAICLTVLATRGRRSNCKHSPRDYNDLHSDRVDFHKYLTCKERDAVNNIQSTMTRTSSSLYNVPQEMCQYSEICTNRVISSCYIDPIYDVKIDMHDQT, encoded by the exons ATGGACTTTGTGTACACTACAGCGACATCAACTGGGACAAAGGAGGAAAAAGATG cttTGTACATGCCTCTAATCGTCAGTTTAACGGTATCAGTTGTAGTGATTGCTCTGATGGCCATCTGTTTGACAGTACTAGCTACCAGAGGAAGACGTTCTAACTGCAAACACAG CCCCAGGGACTACAATGACTTACATAGTGACCGTGTAGATTTTCACAAATACTTGACATGTAAAGAAAGAG ATGCTGTCAATAACATTCAGTCAACCATGACAAGGACATCGTCTTCCCTGTATAATGTTCCTCAAGAGATGTGTCAGTACTCGGAGATCTGTACAAATAGAGTCATCTCAAGCTGCTATATCGATCCAATTTATGATGTCAAAATCGATATGCATGATCAAACCTGA